GTTGGTAACAGCGGGACGTTACTAAACAGCCAATACGGTGACGTCATCGATAAACACGAGATAGTGATTCGTCTCAACAACGCTAAAACGCAGCGTTTCGAGAACAAGGTGGGATCGAAAACGAGCGTATCGTTCATAAACAGTAACATTCTCCACCAATGCGCGAGGAGAGAGCGTTGCAACTGCCATCCTTATGGAGATTCAGTACCTATAGTAATGTACATTTGCCAACCGATTCATTTATTGGACTACACCGTTTGCAAACCCTCTCACAAAGCTCCTCTGGTCATCACTGACCCGAGATTCGACGTACTCTGCGCTAGGATCGTGAAGTATTACTCCGTGAAGAAGTTCTTGGAAGAGAAGAGAGACGAAGGGTTTGGGGATTGGAGTAAAGGTCACGAAGGGTCGTTGTTTCATTACTCGTCTGGTATGCAGGCGGTGATGCTCGCGGTGGGGGTTTGTGAGAGAGTTAGCGTTTTCGGGTTTGGGAAGTCGAATTTGACTAAGCATCATTACCATACGAATCAGAAAGCTGAGCTGAAGCTTCATGACTATGAAGCGGAGTACAGATTGTATCACGACCTGGAGAATAATCCCAGGGCGATTCCGTTCTTGCCGAAAGCGTTCAAGATCCCTTCGGTAAAAGTTTACCATTGAAGTATAGTGTATACCATCATCAAAAGAAGTTTTGTCAGAAAGTTTGTTCTTCAAGCAAAGTAGCTTGTGTTGTGCTCTGTTAAGTCCCAAAGATTTTACTTTAGATCGGGGAGATGCGAGCAAAGGGTAAGATTGTTTTATACAATTTCGATTTGTCATATCacacatattgatgaaaatgtaTGGTAAATTTAGACGATATTCTTACATGATGTCAATCTAAAGCCGAAGGCAAAGTTGAGATCGTTCCGATGATGTGTTCTCTTattctataaaacttttttttgtaactttgcgAACAAATAAGATTGAAAGCATGTCACATATGTAATGAAAAGAGAGATTACAATATTTAGAAAGTCTCAAAGGAGGATTATCGTACAATAATAGAGTGAAGCACACCAATTTTCTCATCTAATACAAATACATGAATGAGAGAAACAGAAAATTCACGTGCTTCACAAGATAACCACCCTTAATAAAAAAAGAGGAAACCTAGTTAAGACTGGAAACAAAGTACAAGCTTACTACAAAGATAAACAGGGGTTTTACACAAGCAACCAAATGCTCCCCGACAAATACATCCCTCGGAGAAAGAGAAGTTTTTGTTAGAGAGCATTATTTAAATTAACCTCTTCTTAAGGTTATTTTTAGTCGCAAAACACCCTAACATGCATGATAATAGAACTAAAACACACCAAATACTTAAAACGCTCAAGACCTCAAATTTTACAAGTGTTAGATAGACAGTGTGGGGTTCTATGTAGACTCACCATAAATATATCCCAATAAGAagatctaaattttaaaatgttgcTTCGTTTTCTTTGCTAAGATGTTAGATTTGATGTAATTGAGTCTAAGTCTAACAAAGAATTTCTCCCTTTGCAAGATAGAAATTCTTTGTTAGACTCGATATATTTTGTGGTTAGAAGCAACATTTGAAAATTCAGATCTTACCTATATGGACCGATGGTTCCCACAGCCCCCACGAGTCTACCTAACGTGGCTCTGATCACTCTGTGGTGACACATTCCGTGTCCTCCTCAAACCCACCAAACGAAAGAGAAGGGTGAGGAGAGTGTCCATTACCAAAGGACTTGATGTGGTCTTTAAGAGACCTCTTGTGCTTAAAGTCTGATCCACATGTACAATACCAAAGCTTCCCACAATTTTTCTCATGAGTCCTCCAGTCACCTTTAACGGCCAACGCTTTGCCGCATTTTCCGCAAGAGAAAGGCTTGGAGCCATGCTTACGTTTGTAATGTGTCTGAAGCGTACGGAAGTCCTTCAAGGGCTTGGCACGTGGATGGTTGATGTTGTTCTTGCATCCTTCCGCGCAGCAGTAACATGGTAGACGCAGGATAGCTGCGGGTTGGGTTGTGCCTTTCAGTGAGTCTGCTCCTTTTCTGAACTCTGATCCATGTCCCCACATATGCATCTGTGTTGGGTATATTAATTCATTAGAACGTAATATATATCATTGCATTGATGTGGATAACTTATTTTTAGagttatgtttatatatatatatatatatgtgagatGATTGAGTTTATGAATATTCATGTCCATTATGTTATAAATGGGACTCCAATGTTTGTTCAAGTTAAAAGTACactttctaatatatataataaaccatTGATGTAGAAAACAAATGTGTTTCCTGCTTAAAAGTAGGGATTGGTGTAATGTTTGTAAAATTAAAGTTGAGAGGAAAATAAGTTTATATTGAATGGTAAAGTAAAGAATCCTAAGTAAAATACATATAGAATGAATGATACTTAATTAGAAGCCTTTTACTCATATTATCATTAGGTGAAGTAATCGATTGCATAGATTCAGTAAAAGTAGTgtgatcattgttttttttcttccttttttgtttctttctgaaTTATACTTTACCAAATCGGCAAATCCCACTCTGATTATTTTTGCTTTTtggcttttcaaccaaaaaGGCACcgcaaaatgaaaaaaagtcaAAAGATTTATGAAGATTTCTCAACTAATCCAGAAGTTATATACCCAAACTATCTTCTTTTAGGTGATTGGGGGTTGTATATCTACTACTACGATGATTTACCAACCGAGATTAATTACCGTAAAATTAAGTCATTAAAGTTCATAATCTTTAATTTACAACTAAATTAAAGTCCTTTCGTACTCTGTATGTAATGATGCTAGTTTCAGTACTCCTAtatctgttttcttttgttcaaaacaaaaatcatgtATCTGTATTTGTGAAGGGGGAAagttgtttaaaattaaaaaggtaCAGTACATTAAGAAATATTTCTTTTCAGAAGATATAACCGTAAATGTAATACCCTATGAAATATTTCAATGGACAAAAATGCAAAGGTAAAGTTGACATAGTGACAATGTTTCTTACTTTGTTAATATGACACAAAGTGATAATGTTTTGACATAAGATGCAAGATTTGGTGAATTAGTGGATGTGTACCAAAGCAACTAGGATAAAGATAATAAGAGAGAAGACGTACCTGCATGTTATTGTACCTATTGAAGGTTTTGCTGCAA
This genomic interval from Brassica napus cultivar Da-Ae chromosome A6, Da-Ae, whole genome shotgun sequence contains the following:
- the LOC106346348 gene encoding beta-1,6-galactosyltransferase GALT29A-like, whose protein sequence is MKRSVRPLFSALLFCFLAATLICRVAIRRRSFSFSSAIAELGSTSGFVTTAEEEVAFNETLLEFAAVDPGEPKFNQEVDLISDYDNTRRSHRRYFSSMATPIGGRRRRSRSYAPSKFPVTNLPSSLQVSRYWSEFKRNLRIWTRTKKAYEPRIILDLIRLIKNPIESHRNGVVSLSRYSSCAVVGNSGTLLNSQYGDVIDKHEIVIRLNNAKTQRFENKVGSKTSVSFINSNILHQCARRERCNCHPYGDSVPIVMYICQPIHLLDYTVCKPSHKAPLVITDPRFDVLCARIVKYYSVKKFLEEKRDEGFGDWSKGHEGSLFHYSSGMQAVMLAVGVCERVSVFGFGKSNLTKHHYHTNQKAELKLHDYEAEYRLYHDLENNPRAIPFLPKAFKIPSVKVYH